The following are from one region of the Streptomyces changanensis genome:
- a CDS encoding BCCT family transporter: protein MRLPVKAALPGRHPHEDKAPVTDPVVFGVTAVLTLGFVIWGATATDTLESVSDSMLNGLMHNGGWAFVLAASGFVVFALWLAISRYGRIQLGQEHEKPEFSTVSWVAMMFSAGMGIGLMFYGVSEPLAHYTTPPPGTDPADPADAMQTALATTLFHWTLHPWAIYAVVGLAIAYSTFRRRRRQTISAVFVPLIGQRRADGVPGRVIDILAIFATLFGSATSLGLGALQIGSGMHEVGWLDKAGTGLLVTIIGVLTVCFVFSAVSGVEKGIQWLSNTNMVLAVILAVFVFVVGPTILVLDLIPTSLAAYFDELPTLVGRTEASTGGGDVADWLSSWTVFYWAWWISWTPFVGMFIARISRGRTIRQFIGGVILVPSTVSLIWFAVFGGTAMRLRERGDLGGASTPEAQLFGVLQEFPIAGVMSLLVMILVGIFFVSGADAASIVMGTLSQKGTFEPARFVVVFWGVVTGGVAAVMLLVGEGKGDALAGLQHLTILVAAPFVLVMIGMCWALMKDLRKDPLIVRGELAEEAVEDAVIAGHEKYAGDFEIRIGPARDEAPRPSGDRAPKKDEPG, encoded by the coding sequence ATGCGCCTACCCGTGAAGGCGGCCCTTCCCGGCCGTCACCCGCACGAGGACAAGGCGCCCGTCACCGACCCGGTCGTCTTCGGTGTGACGGCGGTGCTCACCCTGGGCTTCGTGATCTGGGGCGCCACGGCGACCGACACGCTGGAGAGCGTCTCCGACTCCATGCTCAACGGCCTCATGCACAACGGCGGCTGGGCGTTCGTCCTGGCCGCCTCGGGCTTCGTCGTCTTCGCGCTGTGGCTCGCGATCAGCCGGTACGGACGGATCCAGCTGGGGCAGGAGCACGAGAAGCCCGAGTTCAGCACCGTCTCCTGGGTCGCCATGATGTTCAGCGCCGGCATGGGCATCGGCCTGATGTTCTACGGCGTCAGCGAGCCGCTCGCCCACTACACCACCCCGCCGCCGGGCACCGACCCCGCCGACCCGGCGGACGCCATGCAGACGGCCCTCGCCACCACGCTCTTCCACTGGACCCTGCACCCGTGGGCCATCTACGCCGTGGTCGGCCTCGCCATCGCGTACAGCACCTTCCGGCGCCGGCGGCGGCAGACCATCAGCGCCGTCTTCGTGCCCCTCATCGGTCAGAGGCGCGCCGACGGCGTCCCCGGCCGGGTGATCGACATCCTCGCCATCTTCGCCACGCTCTTCGGGTCCGCCACCTCCCTGGGGCTGGGCGCGCTCCAGATCGGCAGCGGCATGCACGAGGTGGGCTGGCTCGACAAGGCCGGGACCGGGCTGCTCGTGACCATCATCGGCGTCCTGACCGTGTGCTTCGTCTTCTCCGCGGTCTCCGGCGTGGAGAAGGGCATCCAGTGGCTCTCCAACACCAACATGGTCCTCGCCGTGATCCTCGCCGTCTTCGTCTTCGTCGTCGGCCCCACCATCCTGGTCCTGGACCTGATCCCCACCTCGCTCGCCGCGTACTTCGACGAGCTGCCCACGCTGGTCGGTCGTACGGAGGCGTCCACCGGCGGCGGTGACGTCGCCGACTGGCTGAGCAGCTGGACCGTCTTCTACTGGGCCTGGTGGATCTCCTGGACGCCGTTCGTGGGCATGTTCATCGCCCGCATCAGCCGGGGGCGAACCATCCGCCAGTTCATCGGCGGCGTCATCCTCGTGCCCAGCACCGTCAGCCTGATCTGGTTCGCCGTCTTCGGCGGGACGGCCATGCGTCTGAGGGAGCGGGGAGACCTCGGGGGCGCGTCCACACCCGAGGCCCAGCTCTTCGGCGTCCTCCAGGAGTTCCCGATCGCCGGCGTGATGAGCCTGCTCGTGATGATCCTGGTCGGCATCTTCTTCGTCTCGGGCGCCGACGCCGCGTCCATCGTCATGGGCACCCTCTCCCAGAAGGGCACCTTCGAACCGGCCCGGTTCGTCGTCGTCTTCTGGGGCGTGGTGACCGGTGGCGTCGCGGCCGTGATGCTGCTCGTCGGCGAGGGCAAGGGCGACGCCCTCGCGGGCCTGCAACACCTGACGATCCTGGTCGCCGCCCCGTTCGTCCTGGTGATGATCGGCATGTGCTGGGCCCTGATGAAGGACCTCCGCAAGGACCCGCTGATCGTCCGGGGCGAGCTGGCCGAGGAGGCCGTCGAGGACGCGGTGATCGCGGGGCACGAGAAGTACGCGGGTGACTTCGAGATCCGTATCGGCCCCGCGCGCGACGAGGCGCCCCGGCCCAGCGGGGACCGCGCCCCCAAGAAGGACGAACCCGGCTGA
- a CDS encoding alpha/beta fold hydrolase: MDIRGRNNVTVTGRPGAPVLMLAHGFGCDQNMWRLVAPELAEHFQVVLFDYVGSGRSVLSAWSEERYASLDGYARDVVEICEELDLHDVVFVGHSVSAMIGVLAAAAAPERIGSLVMVGPSPCYIDDDDYRGGFSAADIDELLESLEANYLGWSAAMAPVIMGNPDRPELGEELANSFCATDPEIARVFARTTFLSDSRDDLRTVSVPTLVLECSQDAIAPREVGAYVHAAIDGSTLVTLDATGHCPQLSAPEVTTEAIVDFVRTLR; encoded by the coding sequence ATGGACATACGTGGCAGGAACAATGTGACGGTGACTGGGCGTCCGGGCGCTCCGGTGCTGATGCTCGCGCACGGGTTCGGCTGCGATCAGAACATGTGGCGCCTGGTGGCACCCGAGCTCGCGGAGCACTTCCAGGTAGTGCTGTTCGACTATGTCGGGTCGGGCCGCTCCGTCCTGTCGGCATGGAGCGAGGAGCGCTATGCCTCCCTGGACGGGTATGCCAGGGACGTGGTGGAGATCTGCGAAGAGCTGGATCTCCACGATGTGGTGTTCGTCGGGCATTCGGTCAGCGCCATGATCGGGGTTCTCGCGGCTGCTGCCGCACCCGAGCGCATCGGTTCCCTGGTGATGGTGGGCCCCTCCCCGTGCTACATCGACGACGATGACTACCGGGGAGGGTTCAGCGCCGCGGACATCGACGAACTCCTCGAGTCGCTGGAAGCCAACTACTTGGGCTGGTCGGCTGCGATGGCCCCGGTCATCATGGGTAACCCCGACCGGCCGGAACTCGGCGAGGAACTGGCCAACAGCTTCTGCGCCACCGACCCCGAGATCGCCCGTGTCTTCGCCCGCACGACGTTCCTCTCCGACAGCCGCGATGACCTGCGTACGGTGAGCGTGCCCACTCTGGTCCTGGAGTGCTCCCAGGACGCGATCGCACCGCGCGAGGTGGGCGCTTATGTGCATGCCGCCATCGATGGCAGCACGCTCGTCACGCTCGACGCCACCGGGCACTGCCCACAGCTCAGTGCACCGGAAGTCACCACCGAGGCGATCGTCGACTTCGTGCGCACACTGCGGTGA